Proteins encoded by one window of Candidatus Odinarchaeum yellowstonii:
- a CDS encoding class I SAM-dependent methyltransferase family protein, producing the protein MVNCLSVKKADGERARELLLKYNLLDEKYKVKNVSDRVYFPVKAAFRLEELIKELPGAEISENVFDLKTKPRTLRLRDLLASSLSEYDRKIFPRSYDVIGDLMLIELKEELWADRFKIGAIIKENFTRIRGVFAKKGVVEGEFRVREIECIGGECNPVTIHVENGCKYHLDLTKVYFNNRLSSERRRVAEQVKPDENVIDMFAGVGPFTILIAKKGAKVNAIDVNPDAVFYLKKNIVENKVEGNAVAYLGRAEEIVEYYLTNKADRVIMNLPSASINYLNSACKSLKKRGGVVHLYFFSDVKELESKIKQTEEAVKTSMYKIKEQNIRRVREIAPFKYIYVLDLTLG; encoded by the coding sequence ATGGTTAACTGCTTATCCGTGAAAAAAGCTGACGGGGAGAGAGCTAGAGAGCTTCTTTTAAAGTATAACCTGTTAGATGAAAAATATAAAGTGAAAAATGTAAGCGATAGAGTGTATTTCCCTGTTAAAGCAGCTTTCAGATTAGAAGAATTAATTAAAGAGCTGCCCGGCGCGGAGATTTCAGAAAATGTTTTCGATTTGAAAACTAAACCCCGCACCCTCAGGCTCAGAGATCTACTAGCCTCTAGTTTAAGCGAGTATGATAGAAAAATATTTCCAAGATCTTACGATGTAATAGGGGATCTAATGTTAATTGAATTAAAAGAAGAATTATGGGCTGATCGATTTAAAATCGGCGCTATTATTAAAGAAAACTTTACTCGAATACGAGGGGTCTTCGCTAAGAAAGGTGTTGTTGAAGGAGAGTTTAGAGTTAGAGAAATTGAGTGTATAGGAGGTGAATGCAACCCGGTGACGATTCACGTAGAAAACGGTTGCAAGTATCATCTTGATTTAACAAAAGTATACTTCAATAATAGGTTAAGCTCTGAACGGCGTAGAGTAGCGGAGCAAGTTAAACCTGATGAAAACGTAATAGATATGTTTGCTGGAGTGGGGCCCTTCACGATTCTAATAGCTAAAAAAGGAGCTAAAGTTAACGCGATAGACGTTAACCCTGACGCTGTATTCTATCTTAAAAAGAATATCGTAGAAAACAAAGTGGAGGGGAATGCGGTCGCATATTTAGGACGTGCTGAGGAAATAGTGGAATATTATTTAACGAATAAAGCGGATAGAGTTATCATGAATCTACCATCAGCTTCAATTAATTATTTAAATTCCGCTTGTAAAAGCTTAAAAAAAAGAGGGGGCGTAGTACACCTGTATTTCTTCAGCGATGTTAAAGAGCTTGAATCAAAAATCAAACAAACAGAAGAAGCCGTTAAAACATCAATGTATAAAATTAAAGAGCAGAATATTAGAAGAGTCCGGGAGATCGCCCCGTTTAAATATATTTATGTTTTAGATTTAACTCTGGGTTAA
- a CDS encoding DUF371 domain-containing protein has protein sequence MLTERLFAKGHYNITAKHETTLEFTKDEHISKRATCIIGVGASRSLLEFSDKFKQAIRRDGALVKITVKAGSLVEVLEGFGSSKLTLTHPTDIVCRKSLYTCNRTIMIGCNKAAVDLSPEFKKLLKDPNTVLEIVIEVI, from the coding sequence TTGCTTACAGAGAGATTATTCGCTAAAGGCCACTATAATATCACAGCCAAACATGAAACGACTTTAGAGTTTACTAAAGACGAACATATTTCAAAAAGAGCTACTTGTATTATAGGTGTAGGCGCTTCTAGAAGTTTGCTAGAGTTTTCAGATAAATTTAAACAGGCTATTAGAAGAGACGGAGCGCTGGTTAAGATAACTGTTAAAGCAGGCTCACTAGTTGAAGTATTAGAGGGGTTCGGCTCATCGAAGCTTACTTTAACCCACCCCACCGATATTGTATGCCGTAAGAGTCTTTATACTTGTAATAGAACTATTATGATAGGCTGTAATAAGGCTGCGGTGGACTTATCACCGGAGTTTAAGAAACTTCTCAAAGATCCAAACACCGTATTAGAAATAGTTATAGAAGTTATTTAA
- a CDS encoding thiamine pyrophosphate-dependent enzyme, whose product MSKRVADIIVSQLEEIGVKYIFGLPGHTNLDIVDAIRVNGNLDFILFRHEETAALAASAYAKLTDQLGVCTSIAGPGATNLLTGLYDAKMDRAPVLALTGQVESQFIGTHTLQEIDLKALFESVSYFNKTITTPQEAAEMVVLAAKNAILNRGVSTLSIPTNIQKSPSTSKIIKFSKRIPAYKVKPPGFLINEAVKMIDEASKPVIIAGWGSRYSRDLIIKLAMKIGAPIATTFRAKGIISEYHQLSLGVLGSVGTKMARELVNNADLLIVLGSSYSKQTAIPMNIKTIQIDYDPMNIGKRFPIELGVYGSVEETLPDIIERVKSRSLGEINNIIGKFKEEWDNLLRKDLENDAKPLHPAKILSALNTVADRHAIISIDVGDNSWWFGRHFKMLDTQRLLISGYLGAMGFGFAAGLASQLAYPDKQCIVLTGDGAFSMVMADFTTAVKYNLPVKVLVFNNKELSMIRHEQADAGLPKFGVELLNPDFASFASSCGGLGLIVREAGDLEDKIVKLLESDKPGVLDIETDPSYYWSLDGVLK is encoded by the coding sequence ATGTCTAAAAGGGTGGCGGATATAATTGTAAGCCAATTAGAGGAGATAGGTGTTAAATATATTTTCGGATTGCCAGGTCACACTAACTTAGATATCGTTGATGCTATACGCGTCAATGGTAATCTTGATTTCATTCTCTTCAGACATGAAGAAACCGCTGCTTTAGCTGCATCAGCTTACGCTAAACTAACAGATCAGCTCGGCGTCTGCACTTCTATAGCAGGCCCCGGAGCTACTAATCTTTTAACTGGGTTATACGATGCTAAAATGGATAGAGCCCCTGTTTTAGCTTTAACAGGTCAGGTTGAGTCTCAGTTTATTGGAACGCACACCCTTCAAGAGATTGATTTAAAAGCGTTGTTCGAATCAGTCTCATATTTTAATAAGACTATTACAACCCCCCAAGAAGCGGCTGAAATGGTTGTTTTAGCTGCTAAAAACGCTATTTTAAACCGTGGTGTTTCAACTTTAAGCATTCCAACTAATATTCAGAAAAGCCCGTCTACAAGTAAAATAATCAAGTTCTCCAAAAGAATCCCCGCTTATAAGGTTAAGCCGCCTGGTTTTTTAATAAATGAAGCTGTTAAAATGATAGACGAAGCCTCTAAACCTGTTATCATCGCTGGTTGGGGTTCAAGGTATTCCCGTGATCTTATTATAAAGTTGGCTATGAAAATAGGCGCGCCGATTGCTACAACTTTTAGAGCGAAAGGAATTATCTCAGAGTATCACCAGCTTTCTTTAGGTGTTTTAGGCAGCGTTGGAACGAAAATGGCACGTGAACTTGTTAATAACGCTGATCTATTAATCGTGTTAGGGTCATCTTATTCTAAACAGACCGCTATTCCGATGAATATTAAAACAATTCAAATAGATTACGATCCGATGAATATAGGTAAAAGGTTCCCTATTGAACTTGGAGTTTACGGCAGCGTTGAAGAAACGTTACCTGATATTATTGAGAGGGTTAAATCTAGAAGTTTAGGTGAAATTAATAATATAATCGGTAAGTTTAAGGAAGAATGGGATAATCTTCTTAGGAAAGATTTAGAGAATGACGCGAAGCCCTTGCATCCAGCTAAAATTTTATCCGCACTTAATACGGTGGCTGATAGGCATGCGATTATCTCGATAGATGTAGGTGACAACTCCTGGTGGTTCGGTAGACATTTTAAAATGTTGGACACGCAGCGTTTACTTATATCAGGTTATCTTGGAGCTATGGGCTTCGGATTCGCAGCCGGCCTCGCTTCTCAGTTAGCTTACCCTGATAAACAATGTATCGTGCTAACCGGGGACGGAGCTTTCTCCATGGTTATGGCAGATTTCACCACCGCTGTCAAGTACAATCTACCTGTCAAAGTTTTAGTTTTCAACAATAAAGAGCTTTCAATGATACGCCACGAGCAGGCTGACGCCGGACTTCCAAAATTCGGCGTGGAGCTTTTAAACCCAGACTTCGCATCTTTCGCATCATCTTGCGGCGGACTTGGTTTAATTGTAAGAGAAGCTGGGGATTTAGAGGATAAAATAGTTAAATTACTAGAATCTGATAAACCAGGTGTTCTAGATATTGAAACCGATCCATCTTATTACTGGAGTTTAGATGGCGTTTTAAAATAA
- a CDS encoding protein-L-isoaspartate(D-aspartate) O-methyltransferase: MNREELEKQRLIVLDRLSKAGVVKSKKIKNAFLKVPREEFLPKKLRARAYEDTPLPIGWGQTISAIHMVLIMLEELKLSKGLTVLEVGTGSGYHAALCAELIKTNSKGCVYTIERVKPLAVFALKNVVKTGYRKWIRVFHRDGSKGLPEKAPFDRILVTAASPSIPPPLIEQLNDPGVMVIPVGGLHLWQDLIVLEKENGKVTQINKGGVAFVPLIGEYGFKYDNEVIDN, from the coding sequence TTGAATAGAGAGGAGCTTGAAAAACAACGCTTAATCGTTTTAGATCGGTTGAGTAAAGCGGGAGTGGTTAAATCTAAAAAAATTAAAAACGCTTTTCTAAAAGTTCCGAGAGAAGAGTTCCTCCCTAAAAAATTGAGGGCCCGCGCTTACGAGGATACACCCCTTCCTATAGGATGGGGGCAGACCATTTCCGCGATTCACATGGTTTTAATAATGTTAGAAGAGCTTAAACTTTCTAAAGGATTAACAGTCCTAGAGGTTGGAACCGGCAGCGGTTACCATGCCGCTTTATGCGCGGAACTTATTAAAACTAATAGTAAAGGATGCGTTTACACTATTGAGAGAGTAAAGCCTCTTGCTGTTTTCGCTCTAAAAAATGTAGTTAAAACCGGTTACCGTAAATGGATTAGAGTATTCCACCGCGATGGTAGTAAAGGCCTACCTGAAAAAGCTCCTTTTGACAGAATCTTGGTAACAGCCGCATCTCCCTCTATTCCACCGCCGCTGATAGAACAGTTAAATGATCCGGGGGTTATGGTGATACCTGTAGGGGGGCTACATTTATGGCAGGATCTAATAGTTTTAGAGAAAGAGAATGGTAAAGTGACACAGATTAACAAGGGAGGGGTTGCTTTCGTTCCTCTTATAGGTGAATACGGTTTTAAATATGATAATGAAGTAATAGATAATTAA
- a CDS encoding orotate phosphoribosyltransferase-like protein, translating to MKNVEELISKTRELVEKGLTTEEIANRLNVQLDTAAWLKMHAKKGTLVKAPPEPVDVYADWSQIGLSFIRVEYLGLMLADLAMENIEKGIFQEPDVIGGVDVDGGPIALIVARELGKPLALLRQQHVTEGEKCAETVIEESSFSEIKNKKVLLVDDVLTTGARIKIISDFAKERGAEIVGAVILIDKKGVENVAGVPVKSLIKILPLARS from the coding sequence TTGAAAAACGTAGAGGAATTAATCTCCAAAACAAGGGAGTTAGTTGAAAAAGGGTTGACAACGGAGGAGATAGCGAATAGGTTAAACGTTCAATTAGATACCGCTGCATGGTTGAAGATGCATGCTAAAAAAGGAACCTTAGTTAAAGCCCCGCCTGAGCCTGTTGACGTTTACGCTGATTGGAGTCAAATCGGTTTAAGCTTCATCAGAGTGGAATACCTAGGTTTAATGCTAGCTGATTTGGCTATGGAGAACATTGAGAAAGGAATATTTCAAGAACCTGACGTTATAGGCGGCGTTGATGTAGACGGCGGACCTATAGCACTTATAGTGGCCAGAGAACTAGGTAAGCCTTTAGCTTTACTAAGACAACAGCATGTGACTGAAGGCGAGAAATGCGCTGAAACCGTTATAGAGGAGTCGAGTTTCTCAGAGATAAAAAATAAAAAAGTTCTATTAGTGGATGATGTGTTAACCACAGGCGCACGTATAAAAATAATAAGTGACTTTGCCAAAGAAAGAGGCGCGGAGATAGTCGGTGCGGTGATATTAATAGATAAGAAAGGTGTGGAGAACGTGGCCGGTGTACCAGTCAAAAGCTTGATTAAAATTCTCCCTTTAGCGCGAAGCTAA
- a CDS encoding methyltransferase domain-containing protein: MGASLYAKGVLKVIDSVKGDYVSVTPPRGAPIAYGIQRLDSSEIFKRKHGLAVQILESIYIMPNLRELTIYREGLLFDQSYPSIAVGHILDPKPGERILDMCAAPGGKTTHIAQLMNNKGVILACDRSSNRLKTLREHAQRLGLENIKIMNMDARLLAEKYNVKFDKIILDPPCTSLGHRPKLYDTVEIESSHALSEYQIQLIKVASKMIKPGGLLAYSTCTIPYYENELVVKFACENLGFKIQEPLFKPAFNGELSEEYSDLSKCLRFYPDIQDTPGFFIALLKKIN, from the coding sequence ATGGGGGCTTCCCTTTACGCTAAAGGTGTTCTCAAAGTAATTGATTCAGTGAAGGGAGATTACGTAAGCGTAACCCCACCGAGGGGCGCTCCAATCGCCTACGGGATACAGCGTTTAGACTCCTCTGAAATATTTAAGAGAAAACATGGTTTAGCCGTTCAAATATTAGAGTCAATTTACATTATGCCTAATCTCAGGGAGCTTACAATATACCGTGAAGGTTTGTTATTCGATCAATCTTATCCTTCTATAGCAGTCGGTCATATTCTAGACCCGAAACCTGGTGAGAGAATTCTTGATATGTGTGCAGCTCCAGGGGGTAAAACTACTCATATAGCTCAGTTGATGAATAATAAGGGTGTTATATTAGCTTGCGATCGTTCATCTAACCGTTTGAAAACGCTCAGAGAGCACGCTCAACGGCTTGGTTTAGAAAACATTAAAATAATGAATATGGACGCCCGGCTGCTGGCTGAAAAATACAATGTAAAATTTGATAAAATTATCCTCGATCCACCGTGTACAAGTCTAGGTCATAGACCAAAATTATATGATACTGTCGAAATAGAAAGTTCTCATGCGCTTTCAGAATACCAAATTCAACTTATTAAGGTCGCTTCCAAAATGATTAAACCAGGCGGATTACTCGCCTACAGTACCTGTACTATCCCCTATTATGAAAACGAACTAGTTGTTAAATTCGCCTGTGAAAATCTCGGTTTTAAAATTCAGGAACCGTTATTTAAACCAGCTTTTAATGGCGAGCTCTCAGAAGAATACAGCGACCTCTCAAAGTGTTTGAGATTCTATCCTGACATCCAAGATACACCGGGATTCTTTATAGCTTTACTTAAAAAAATTAATTAG
- a CDS encoding adenosylhomocysteinase: protein MESEIKDPSLADKGKLTIEWTERHMPVLNLIKKRFQEDKPLKGYRVAACLHVTKETAVLMKALKAAGAEVALCASNPLSTQDDVAAALVEEGVNVFAWRGESKEDYYRLINKVLDFQPNVTLDDGGDLVNTVHSSRRELLPNIIGGCEETTTGVIRLRMMAKDKVLKYPMIAVNDTPTKWDFDNVYGTGQSSIDGILRATSVLLAGKNFVVAGYGHCGRGVALRARGMGAHVIVTEIDPVKALRALMDGYRVMTMEEAAKIGDIFITATGNTSVIRIEHIERMKDGAIVCNTGHFNVEIDIQDLEKAAKRKRHIRPNVDEYLLPNNKRIYLLAEGRLVNLAAAEGHPSEVMDMSFSDQALSVEYIIKHGRELKPDVYNVPVEIDEQVARLKLESLNVKIDRLTEKQIAYLSSYHLGTE from the coding sequence ATTGAATCTGAGATAAAAGATCCTAGTTTAGCGGATAAAGGGAAGTTGACTATCGAATGGACTGAAAGACACATGCCTGTTTTAAATCTTATAAAAAAAAGGTTTCAAGAAGATAAACCGCTGAAAGGTTACAGGGTGGCCGCCTGTCTCCACGTTACAAAAGAAACCGCAGTGTTAATGAAGGCTCTTAAGGCGGCTGGAGCTGAGGTAGCTTTATGTGCTTCAAACCCTCTCTCCACTCAAGACGATGTGGCAGCTGCATTAGTTGAAGAGGGAGTTAACGTCTTCGCTTGGAGGGGTGAAAGTAAAGAAGATTACTATCGCTTGATAAATAAGGTTTTAGATTTTCAACCGAACGTGACCTTAGATGACGGCGGAGATCTAGTTAACACCGTTCACTCATCTAGAAGAGAGCTTCTTCCGAATATTATAGGCGGCTGTGAGGAGACTACCACGGGGGTAATCAGGCTTAGAATGATGGCTAAAGATAAAGTTCTTAAGTATCCTATGATCGCCGTCAACGACACGCCTACAAAATGGGATTTCGATAACGTATATGGGACAGGTCAAAGCTCAATAGACGGTATTCTCCGCGCTACTAGCGTTCTACTAGCGGGGAAAAATTTTGTAGTAGCAGGTTACGGTCACTGTGGGAGAGGTGTAGCTTTAAGAGCTAGGGGTATGGGGGCGCACGTAATTGTAACAGAGATCGACCCGGTTAAAGCTTTACGCGCTTTAATGGATGGTTATCGTGTAATGACAATGGAGGAAGCGGCTAAAATCGGGGATATATTTATCACAGCTACAGGTAACACCAGCGTAATTCGAATAGAGCATATTGAGAGAATGAAGGATGGGGCGATCGTGTGTAATACTGGGCATTTTAACGTTGAAATAGACATCCAAGATTTAGAGAAAGCGGCTAAACGTAAAAGGCATATTAGACCTAATGTGGACGAGTATCTTCTCCCTAATAATAAGAGGATATATCTTCTAGCTGAGGGTCGTCTAGTGAACTTAGCTGCAGCTGAAGGTCACCCGAGTGAAGTAATGGATATGTCGTTCTCCGATCAAGCTTTATCAGTGGAGTATATAATAAAACACGGGCGTGAGTTGAAACCTGACGTTTATAATGTACCTGTGGAAATAGACGAGCAGGTTGCCCGTTTAAAACTAGAATCGTTAAATGTTAAAATTGACAGGCTTACAGAAAAACAGATTGCTTATCTTTCTAGTTACCATCTTGGCACAGAGTGA